A region from the Mucilaginibacter sp. CSA2-8R genome encodes:
- a CDS encoding rhodanese-like domain-containing protein → MKTTAHGLIWALAVCLFATLTTQAQTSPGKLSGLGKNVIWTPADLVEPAELAASINKPGVTQPVIFNIGAVEDIEGAVHVGAANNAENRKKLNKLAERLPKNRTVVIYCGCCPFGKCPNVAPAFTDLKTLGLTQVKVLDLPVNLKTNWIAKGYPLATVK, encoded by the coding sequence TGGCGGTCTGCCTGTTTGCAACCCTAACCACTCAGGCACAAACATCACCCGGTAAATTAAGCGGGTTAGGAAAAAACGTGATTTGGACACCTGCCGATTTGGTTGAACCGGCAGAGCTGGCGGCAAGCATTAACAAGCCCGGCGTTACTCAGCCAGTCATTTTTAATATTGGTGCAGTCGAAGATATTGAGGGTGCCGTTCACGTTGGTGCAGCCAATAACGCCGAAAACCGAAAAAAACTGAATAAACTTGCAGAACGTTTGCCTAAAAACAGAACAGTAGTGATTTATTGTGGTTGCTGCCCTTTTGGTAAATGCCCTAACGTTGCCCCAGCTTTTACAGACTTAAAAACACTAGGCCTAACCCAGGTTAAAGTACTCGATTTGCCGGTAAATTTAAAAACCAATTGGATAGCCAAAGGATACCCATTGGCTACCGTTAAGTAA
- a CDS encoding bestrophin family ion channel, which produces MLIKKRISVAYFMRHIMWDLIAILCFAVLAGMFDHFGVLREVKIPLAVTSFTGTILSLLLAFRTSQSYERWWEARIVWGAIVNDSRSLIRQVKQYMPNNAEGLEVAKDFARRQGVWCFALGESLRKCDHSTKVLDYFKNTGDDSTNKPNLMLNHHSDALAEACERFNIDPNKQVQIDNTIVKLCDSMGRCERIKNTVFPRAYSLLIHVLIYALMTLLPFGLEDQSKIVEVALTVIIPALFIAIEQTAIFMQDPFENRPTDTPMTTLAKTIENNLMEMVGEPPANKIEPPTTYYIM; this is translated from the coding sequence ATGCTCATTAAAAAACGTATTTCTGTAGCTTATTTTATGCGCCACATTATGTGGGACTTGATTGCCATCCTTTGCTTTGCGGTGTTGGCCGGCATGTTCGATCATTTTGGCGTGTTAAGAGAAGTTAAGATACCTTTGGCCGTCACTTCTTTTACCGGCACTATTTTGTCTTTGTTGCTGGCATTTCGTACATCGCAGTCTTACGAGCGCTGGTGGGAAGCGCGTATTGTATGGGGCGCCATTGTAAACGACAGCCGTTCGCTCATCCGCCAGGTGAAGCAGTATATGCCTAACAACGCCGAAGGTTTGGAAGTGGCTAAAGATTTTGCACGGCGCCAGGGTGTGTGGTGTTTTGCCTTGGGCGAATCATTACGTAAATGCGATCATAGCACTAAAGTGCTGGATTACTTTAAAAATACCGGCGACGATAGTACAAACAAGCCAAATTTAATGCTCAATCATCACTCGGATGCGCTGGCCGAGGCTTGTGAACGTTTTAACATTGACCCAAACAAGCAGGTACAGATTGATAATACCATTGTAAAGCTTTGCGACTCGATGGGTAGGTGCGAGCGTATTAAAAACACCGTTTTTCCGCGGGCTTACAGTCTGCTCATCCATGTGTTAATTTATGCGTTGATGACTTTGCTGCCTTTTGGTTTAGAAGATCAAAGCAAGATTGTTGAAGTAGCTTTAACGGTAATTATTCCGGCACTGTTCATTGCTATTGAGCAAACCGCCATTTTTATGCAAGATCCGTTCGAGAACCGCCCAACAGATACGCCCATGACTACCCTGGCCAAAACCATCGAAAATAATTTAATGGAAATGGTAGGGGAGCCACCTGCAAACAAAATTGAGCCGCCTACTACTTACTATATCATGTAA